From Panicum hallii strain FIL2 chromosome 2, PHallii_v3.1, whole genome shotgun sequence, a single genomic window includes:
- the LOC112879639 gene encoding auxin-responsive protein SAUR36-like encodes MVSAKRLVQMAKKWQRMAALARKRLTSAPGKQAEGSCGASTSSVAGKGHCVVYSSDGRRFEVPLAYLGTAVFGELLSMAQEEFGFAGDDGRISLPCDAAVVQYAMCLLRRDASEEVMRAFLSSMVRPCHQSVSGVAPSMGLMRPSAVCV; translated from the coding sequence ATGGTCAGTGCCAAGAGACTCGTTCAAATGGCAAAGAAGTGGCAGAGGATGGCTGCCCTGGCGAGGAAGAGGCTCACGTCGGCGCCGGGGAAACAAGCCGAAGGTTCGTGCGGCGCATCAACGTCGTCGGTGGCAGGCAAGGGCCACTGCGTCGTGTACTCCTCCGACGGGAGGCGGTTCGAGGTCCCGCTGGCGTACCTCGGCACGGCGGTCTTCGGCGAGCTGCTGAGCAtggcgcaggaggagtttgggTTCGCCGGCGACGATGGCAGGATCTCGCTGCCTTGCGACGCCGCGGTGGTGCAGTACGCGATGTGTTTGCTTAGAAGAGACGCCTCCGAAGAGGTTATGAGGGCGTTCTTGAGCTCCATGGTCAGGCCTTGCCACCAGAGTGTCAGCGGCGTGGCGCCGTCGATGGGACTCATGCGCCCGTCAGCTGTTTGTGTATAG
- the LOC112881216 gene encoding auxin-responsive protein SAUR36-like has translation MISSKRIAQLSKKWQRMAALGRKRLTWGAAAAAATEADECCTSMASKGHCAVYTADGARFEVPLACLGTAVFTELLRMSREEFGFGDGDDGRITLPCDAVVMEYAMCLLRRGASAELEQAFLSTVAMPCHYASRVAPCVAACC, from the coding sequence ATGATCAGCTCGAAGAGGATCGCTCAGCTGTCCAAGAAGTGGCAGAGgatggcggcgctcgggagGAAGCGCCTCAcctggggggcggcggcggcggcggcaacggAGGCCGACGAGTGCTGCACCTCCATGGCGAGCAAGGGCCACTGCGCGGTGTACACCGCCGACGGGGCGCGGTTCGAGGTGCCATTGGCATGCCTTGGCACGGCAGTCTTCACGGAGCTCCTGCGGATGTCGCGGGAGGAGTTCGGCTTCGGTGACGGCGACGACGGCAGGATCACGCTGCCCTGCGACGCCGTGGTCATGGAGTACGCCATGTGCTTGCTCAGGAGAGGCGCCTCTGCCGAGCTAGAGCAGGCGTTCCTGAGCACCGTGGCTATGCCGTGCCACTACGCAAGCCGTGTGGCGCCGTGTGTGGCAGCTTGCTGTTAG